Proteins encoded in a region of the Triticum dicoccoides isolate Atlit2015 ecotype Zavitan chromosome 3A, WEW_v2.0, whole genome shotgun sequence genome:
- the LOC119267220 gene encoding uncharacterized protein LOC119267220, with protein MSLKGYYEASLCPPAEDDVFAAAAAAAKWDWGEALLDRAAYMVDKKNHTSARCRFRRDVLDKREVEMRVTLCLAPPPLVSYFCCHAYYADDKGEDNRLFISEPSMFAMEGDLALITLCHGEFHPSAIDNNKGYYEYLVYQAGKEELTRLPHPDPWMLPNERSHCFNSTSIAVVPCSSKFPTSVLSPSVTGPSQDDDACGAYKIAALGKDFFHDSANGPHYLCIYDSKTEAWTRKAGAIPQPLLPPSDFISDMTITIGGKSGGIVGWVDLWSGTLLSDVLADDTPFHQFRYVPLPEPRQPPNRLPLAVDIATAFRDIVLVKETGIIRFVDLQVHGQPGNPFSEIPSGWTVVTWTMEGLRRDSVTLGDMRFKPEHEVHSCDIENYDLPKSVFVSNPILSSHKDGILYLRTTVSSKTDRNSRVIAVDIKNKKLLKVGEFDMRRPNTYRRTTISSYLKPPVSKENMKRRAPVSMGSSRKKPQQQPAITNPAEGGEVYVGDVMDLQ; from the exons ATGTCGCTCAAAGGCTATTACGAAGCCTCGTTGTGTCCGCCGGCCGAGGATGATGTGTTTGCGGCTGCAGCGGCTGCGGCAAAGTGGGACTGGGGGGAAGCCCTCCTCGATCGCGCGGCTTACATGGTCGATAAGAAAAACCATACTTCCGCCCGCTGTCGATTCAGGAGGGACGTCCTGGACAAGAGGGAGGTGGAAATGCGGGTCACATtgtgcctcgccccgccgcctctcgTCTCCTATTTCTGCTGCCACGCCTACTACGCGGACGACAAAGGAGAAGACAACCGATTGTTCATCAGCGAGCCGTCCATGTTTGCCATGGAGGGTGACCTTGCACTTATCACCCTCTGCCACGGGGAATTCCACCCCTCCGCCATCGACAACAACAAGGGCTACTATGAATACTTGGTGTACCAGGCAGGGAAGGAGGAACTCACCCGGCTCCCGCACCCCGACCCCTGGATGTTGCCAAATGAGAGATCCCACTGCTTCAATTCCACTTCGATTGCTGTCGTTCCTTGCAGCAGCAAATTTCCCACCTCAGTCCTCAGCCCCTCCGTCACCGGCCCTTCTCAGGATGATGATGCCTGTGGTGCCTACAAAATCGCAGCGCTTGGCAAGGACTTTTTCCACGACTCTGCCAATGGCCCACACTACCTGTGCATCTATGACTCCAAGACCGAGGCTTGGACCCGCAAGGCAGGTGCTATTCCACAGCCTCTGCTGCCGCCATCCGACTTCATCTCCGACATGACCATCACCATCGGCGGCAAAAGCGGTGGCATCGTGGGCTGGGTCGACCTCTGGAGTGGCACGCTCCTCTCCGACGTGCTAGCCGACGACACCCCCTTCCACCAGTTCCGCTATGTCCCCCTTCCCGAGCCGAGGCAGCCGCCAAATCGCCTCCCTCTTGCCGTTGACATTGCAACCGCCTTTAGGGACATTGTCCTTGTCAAAGAGACTGGCATCATCAGGTTCGTCGACCTTCAGGTCCACGGCCAACCCGGCAACCCTTTCTCAGAAATCCCTAGTGGCTGGACGGTGGTCACATGGACAATGGAGGGGCTCCGTAGGGATTCGGTAACCCTGGGTGATATGCGTTTCAAGCCGGAGCATGAAGTCCATTCTTGTGATATTGAAAACTACGATTTGCCCAAATCTGTCTTTGTTTCCAACCCCATTCTCAGCTCCCACAAAGATGGCATATTGTACCTCAGGACCACTGTCAGCAGCAAAACCGACAGGAACTCGCGAGTTATCGCCGTTGACATCAAGAATAAGAAGCTGCTGAAGGTGGGTGAATTCGATATGCGAAGACCCAACACCTACAGGCGCACTACCATCTCCAGCTATCTCAAGCCCCCAG TCTCAAAGGAGAATATGAAACGACGAGCCCCGGTGTCTATGGGATCCTCTCGCAAGAAGCCACAGCAGCAGCCCGCCATCACCAACCCAGCTGAGGGAGGAGAGGTTTATGTCGGGGATGTAATGGACTTACAGTAG